The following proteins are encoded in a genomic region of Mycobacterium sp. 155:
- a CDS encoding MFS transporter, which yields MWRQPKAVWAVAFASVVAFMGIGLVDPILKPIADNLDASPSQVSLLFTSYMAVMGVAMLITGVVSSRIGPKRTLLLGLVVIIAGAGLAGMSDTVMQIVGWRALWGLGNALFIATALATIVNSAKGSVAQAIILYEAALGLGIAVGPLVGGVLGSISWRGPFFGVSALMAFALVITAFLLPATPRAERATTLADPFRALRHRGLLGVSITALLYNFGFFTLLAFTPFPLDMTAHEIGLIFFGWGVALAFTSVVVAPRLQHRFGTVRVLILNLIGFTAVLTAMAVWTDSKAVLATGVVVAGLFIGVNNTLITETVMKAAPVERGVASAAYSFLRFSGAAVAPWLAGLLGEQVSMHLPYWVGAAAVLAGAAVLFASRSHLSHIDDEHTIEDELDELTDEATAVTVGNDT from the coding sequence ATGTGGCGCCAACCCAAGGCCGTATGGGCCGTAGCCTTCGCCTCCGTCGTTGCTTTCATGGGCATCGGACTGGTGGACCCGATCCTCAAACCGATCGCGGACAACCTCGACGCCTCACCGTCGCAGGTGTCACTGCTGTTCACCAGCTATATGGCGGTGATGGGCGTGGCGATGCTGATCACCGGGGTGGTGTCGAGCCGGATCGGACCGAAACGCACGCTGCTGCTTGGCCTGGTCGTCATCATCGCCGGTGCGGGACTGGCCGGGATGAGCGACACGGTCATGCAGATCGTCGGCTGGCGCGCCCTGTGGGGACTTGGTAACGCCCTGTTCATTGCCACCGCCCTGGCCACCATCGTCAACTCCGCCAAAGGCTCTGTGGCACAGGCGATCATCCTCTATGAAGCCGCACTGGGCCTGGGCATCGCGGTCGGACCGCTGGTCGGCGGCGTGCTGGGCTCGATCTCCTGGCGCGGCCCGTTCTTCGGAGTGTCGGCGTTGATGGCGTTCGCCCTAGTGATCACCGCCTTCCTGCTCCCGGCCACCCCACGAGCCGAGCGCGCGACCACGCTGGCCGACCCGTTCCGGGCGCTGCGTCACCGCGGGCTGCTCGGAGTATCGATAACCGCCCTGCTGTACAACTTCGGCTTCTTCACCCTGCTGGCGTTCACCCCATTCCCCCTGGACATGACGGCGCATGAGATCGGCCTGATCTTCTTCGGCTGGGGTGTGGCGCTGGCCTTCACCTCGGTGGTGGTGGCGCCGCGGCTGCAGCACCGGTTCGGCACCGTACGGGTGCTCATCCTCAACCTGATCGGCTTCACCGCGGTGCTGACTGCGATGGCGGTATGGACGGATTCCAAGGCCGTGCTGGCAACAGGTGTCGTCGTCGCGGGCCTGTTCATCGGTGTCAACAACACTCTGATCACCGAAACCGTGATGAAAGCCGCGCCGGTGGAGCGCGGCGTGGCCTCGGCGGCCTACAGCTTCCTGCGGTTCAGCGGTGCGGCCGTCGCGCCGTGGCTGGCCGGGCTGCTCGGCGAGCAGGTCAGCATGCACCTGCCGTACTGGGTGGGCGCCGCCGCCGTGCTCGCCGGTGCGGCCGTGCTCTTTGCGTCCCGCTCGCATCTGAGCCACATAGATGACGAGCACACCATCGAGGATGAGCTCGACGAACTCACCGACGAGGCGACCGCAG